From the bacterium genome, the window GAAGAGATCCTCGCCGCGCGGCTCCTCGATGTCCATGTCCTTTTGCGTGATGACCGCGACCATGCGTTCACCCGCCATCGCCGCGTCGATCGCCGCGTTCGAGATGTCGCGTCCCACGACAAGCGGAATGATCATGTACGGGAATACGACGACGTCCCGGAGCGCCAGGACCGGCAACTCGTTCGGGATGACGATCGTCTCTTCTTCCGTCATAAGCGTCCCCTATGGTTTCGTAAGCGAAATCGTTCGACGCTGGCCGCGCCGTTCCGTCACGCGACGGCAGGTCACGGTCAGCACGCCGTCCGCAAGCACCGCCTTCACGCCCGAATGATCCACGGCGGCCGGCAGTTCCACCGCCTGGCGCACGGGCCCGACGTGGCGCTCGGCCACGACGTACGTCGCGTTCTTCGGAAGCTTCAACGGCGGCTTCACCGCGGTCAGGTCAAATCGCGTCGCGCCGTATTCGA encodes:
- a CDS encoding Hsp20/alpha crystallin family protein, with amino-acid sequence MTPGVRSDPSEVLIKEELLKLLRLLDRLDMPGRTPSTVPVDVWLTDHTIVVRFELPGVDPKSVSLEYGATRFDLTAVKPPLKLPKNATYVVAERHVGPVRQAVELPAAVDHSGVKAVLADGVLTVTCRRVTERRGQRRTISLTKP